GTCATCGACGGGCTCGGTCCGCCCACCGCGTACGACACCGATGGGCAGGATCTCGCTCATGCCTTCGGGATGTCCTGGCCGAGACGGAAAGCATTCTCGACGATCCGCAGGCCCACCTCGCCGCCGAGCGACATCAGCGACTCCGGATGGAACTGCACGCCGCCGATCGGCAGTGCCTTATGCTCCAGCGCCATCACCACGCCGTCCTCCGTCGTTGCCGTGACATTCAGCACCGCAGGCATCGAGTCACGCGCCACATGCAGCGAGTGGTAGCGACCGATGACGATCTCGTTCGGCAGGTTGTTGAGCAGGCAGCCGCCGCGCACCTGAACCCGCGAGGGACGACCGTGCGCAGGCTGCGCGAGCTGGTTCAGCGTGCCGCCGAAATACTCGCCGATCGCCTGCACACCGAGGCAGACGCCGAACACCGGCATCTTCTTCGCGATCGCCGCATCGAGGGTCTTGGCAATCTTGAAATCTTCGGGCCGGCCTGGACCTGGCGACAGCACGAGCAGGTCATACGTGTCCTTCGACAACATTTCGAGCGCATGGTTGTGGCGGGTGACACTGACCTCCGCACCGACCTGGCGAAAATAGTCCGCCAGCATGTGCACGAAGCTGTCCTCGTGGTCGATCAGCAGCACCTTCTTGCCGGAGCCGGTTGCGTCGGGCTGGAAGGTGGAGAGCGGCTTCGGCGGATCGCCACGCAGCGCCTGGAACAGCGCCGCCGCCTTGATCTGGCACTCCTTGTCTTCGAGCGCGGGATCCGAATCGAACAGACAGGTCGCGCCGACACGCACCTCCGCGAGGCCGTCCTTCATGCGGATGGTGCGGATGGTGAGGCCGGTGTTGATGCTGCCGTCGAAACCGACGAAGCCGAAAGCGCCAGCGTACCAGCGGCGCGACGACCGCTCATGATCTTCCACAAACTGCATCGCCCACAGTTTCGGCGCGCCGGTCACGGTCACCGCCCAAGCATGAGTGAGGAACGCATCGAGGGAATCGAAGCCTGGCCGCAGCATGCCTTCCACGTGATCGACGGTGTGGAACAGCTTCGAGTATGTCTCGATCTGGCGCCGCGCCAACACCTTGATCGAACCGGGCACGCAGATGCGCGCCTTGTCGTTGCGATCGACGTCGGTGCACATGTTGAGTTCGAACTCGTCCTTCTCCGAGTTCAACAGCTCGCGGATCTGCTCGGCATCACCGATGGCGTCCGCGCCGCGGGCGATGGTGCCCGAGATCGGACAGGTCTCGACCCGGCGGCCATCGGAGCGGACGAACATTTCCGGAGAAGCGGAGACGAGGAATTCGCCGTCGCCGAGATTGACGAGGCCGCCATAGGGCGAGGGGTTGATCTTGCAGAGCCGCTGGAACACCTCCGCGGGTGAACGCTCGCAGGGCTCGCCGAACAACTGGCCGGGCACCGCCTCGAACAGGTCGCCACGCGCGAACGCCTCGCGCGCCTTCTGCACCGTCGCCTGATAGACGCCAGGCGCATGGTCGGCGAAGCCCTGACGGCCTGACTGCACATAGATGCTGTCCGGCGTCTCGTGCGGTAGCCCCTGGGTGCTCTTGCCCTTGAAGGCGAAGTCGTAAGCGATCGTCACGCCGCGGCCGGTGGCGCGGTCATAGGCCAGCAGGCGATCCGGGATGTAGAGCACGACATCGCGCTGATCCGCCTCGCGGGCGCGCTTCTGCACCAGGTCCTCGATCTGGAACACGAGGTCGTAGCCGAACGCGCCGTAGAGGCCCAGCATCGGCTCCTCGGCATGGGCAAGCGCCGCGATCATCGCACGCACGAGCGACATGATCGAAGCGCGACGGGTGCGCTGCTCCTCGTCGGCGGGAGCTTCGCCGCGGACGATGTGGCCTGTCAGCCGCGTTGTGGTTCGCGCCGTGAAGGTCACGCAAGGCTCGTTCAACACCTCGCTCAGGAAGGCGATCAGCACCTTGCCGCGCTCGTTCAGCGCGTCGATGAAGAAATTGATCCCGGTCGCCTCCAGCCGCAACGGCGGATCGGCGAAGCCGAGGTCGAAGCTCTCATAGCGACCCGGCACCGTCGTTCCCGACGACAGCACGACGCCGCGCCGGCGGTCGAGCAGCTCGATCAGGGCATCAAGCGAGGCCCCGCCGGAAAACCCTTCGATGGTCCGGGTGACGGTAAGGCCGCCAGCGGTGGCATACTCGCTGCGGGCTGGGAGGGAAAAAACTGTCCTGTTCATATGTCCTCGCTAACACGCAGGGCAAACGAACAGAAGACCGCCGCACTGCGTTGGCGGCCTTTTGACGATTGTGATGAAGACGGAATCGCGCTGGCCACCTTTTAGAAGGTGGGCCACCAGAGTCGGATGTACTGGGCAGCGGAGCGCATGGCCGGCAAGACATCACCGGACGCCCCGCCTGTCAAGGGCGCCCGGTGTGCGAACCCGCTCAAATGCCGGCTAAACAGCCACCGGAACGGCTCGGCGGCCTCAGCCGAGGTGCTTATTGAAGAAGGCGACCGCCCGGCCCCAGGCCTGCTCGGCAGCCTGCCGGTCATGCACCGGAGCCCGCTGCTCGTTCACGAAGGCATGGTCGGCATCGTAACGGAAGAACTCGTAAGTCTTGCCGGCCGCCTTCAGCCCAGCCTCGAACGCGTCGACCACCTGCGGAGTGCACCAGTCGTCGCGGTTGGCGAAGTGGCCCTGCAGCGGAATCTTCACATCGACGGCCTTGGCCGCCTGCTCCGGCGGAATGCCGTAGAAAGCGACGCCTGCCGACAATTCCGGAATACGGGTGGAGCCGATCACCGTCACCGCGCCACCGAGGCAAAAACCGGTGAGGCCGACCTTGGCGCCGTTGCGTTTCAGGAACTGCGCCGCGCCGCGCACGTTCTGATCGGTTGCATCCATGAAATTCAGGGAGTTCATTTCCTTTCCCGCAGCGTCGGTGTCGTGATATGGCACGACGACGCCGTTATAGAGATCGGGCGCGAGCGCATCGAAACCGGCGAGCGCGAAGCGGTCGCAGATGCCCTTAATCTGGTCCTGCAGACCCCACCACTCCTGGATGACGACGATGCCCGGCGCACCGGAGCGTCCGGCCGAGGCCAAGTAGCCGCCATTCTCTTTTCCGTCGGGGCGCTTGTAGCTGATGCTGGTGCCCATTCGATCCTCCACTCGCGTTTCTGCGGTCGTGCACTAACAGGACGAAGCATGGGAGAGCAGCAGGCGCTTTCCAAAAATCATGCTCCCTCCTCATATTGTGGCGCTGCGGCACGCAATCCGCAATGCTCAACGCGTGCGGCTAAGCGACTGGTTGAGCTTCGCGCAGAGCCTGCCCCTCATGTCGAGCGTGCCGACTATACGTCTCGGCCGCAAAGCTATCTCAGCCGTCCTGCATGGAGTTCACCCGCGCATCCACGTCAGCGCCGCATCGTCGCAAGAGAGCCGAAGCGATGCCGGCCTTCAAACGGCTATGCTCGACCATAACGAAGACAATACCGGAAATTTAGGCTGCATTTTCAGTCGGCTCGCAGCATGAGCCCGGGATCGATGGTTTGGCCCTCCCAAAAAGAAAGGCCCCGTCCAGCGGGGCCTTTCGTGTCGTTTAACAATCGCGTCAGCGCTTAGTGCGCAGCCGCCCAGACCTTGCGCTTGGTGAAGTACAAAAGGCCCGAGAGCAGCACCAGGAACACCAGAACCTGCAGACCGATGCGCTTGCGCGCCTCCATGTGCGGCTCGGCCGCCCACATCAGGAATGCAGTCACGTCCTTCGCATACTGATCGACCGTCTGCGGCGAACCGTCATCGTACGTCACCTGACCGTCATTGATCGGCTTCGGCATGCCGATCGCATGACCGGGGAAGTACTTGTTGTAGTTCGTGCCCGGCGGCAGCGTGAATCCCTGTGGCGCATCTTCGTAGCCATGCAGCAGCGCGACGATGTAGTCGGGGCCCTGCTCCTGATACTGGGTGAAGATGTCGATCAGGAACCAGGGGAAGCCGCGCTCATAGGTGCGAGCCTTGGCGATCAGCGACATGTCCGGCGGGAAGGCGCCGCCATTGGCCGCACGCGCCGCCTGCTCGTTCGGGAACGGTGCCGGGAACCGATCCGCCAGACGGCCGGGACGCTCGAACATCTCGCCCTGATCGTTCGGACCGTCCTTGATCTTATACTCGGCAGCCACTGCCGCGGCCTGCGCCTGCGTGAAGCCGGGACCACCGGGCTCAGCGAGGTTGCGGAACGCCAGATAGTTCATGCTGTGGCAAGTCGCGCAGACTTCCTTGTAGACCTTGAAGCCACGCTGCAGCTCACCACGGTCGAACTTGCCGAACGGCCCCGCGAACGACCACTTCTGCGGCGGCGGGGTCGGCTGGCTGTGGCCCTCATCGGCAGCGAGCGAACTGCCGGCGCTGGCGAACAGGAACGCACCGGCGACGGCCGCCACGGCGACCGAGGCAATCGCCTTCTTGCCGAGCACATCGTCGGCGATCGAGTTCGGGATCGGACGCGGCTTCTCGATGCGCGAGAGCAGCGGCAGGATGATGATGAAGTGCGCGAAGTAGTAGACCGTCAGGATACGGGCGACGATCACATACGCGCCTTCTGCCGGCTTCGAGCCGAGCCAACCCAGCACCAGGCAGACCGCCACGAAGATCCAGAAGAACTGCTTGAACAGCGGACGATAGCGCGCCGAACGAGTCTTTGCGCTGTCGAGCCATGGCAGGAAGGCCAGCACGACGATCGCACCGAACATCGCCAGCACGCCGCCGAGCTTGTTCGGGATCGCGCGAAGGATCGCGTAGAACGGCAGGTAGTACCATTCAGGCACGATGTGCGCCGGCGTCACACCCGGGTTGGCCGGGATGTAGTTGTCGGCGTGGCCGAGATAGTTCGGCACGTAGAACACGAACCACATGTAGAAGATCAGGAAGCAGGCCAGGCCGAACGCATCCTTGATGGTCGCGTACGGGGTAAACGGCACCGTGTCCTTGTCGGTCTTCGGCTCGACGCCAGCCGGATTGCCCTGACCCGCCACATGCAGCGCCCAGACATGCAGGATCACGACGCCGAGGATCATGAACGGCAGCAGGTAGTGCAGCGAGAAGAAGCGGTTCAGCGTCGGGTTGTCGACCGAGTAACCGCCCCAGAGGAAGGTGACGATCGGCTCGCCAACGAACGGGAAGGCCGAGAACAGGTTGGTGATGACGGTGGCGCCCCAGAAGCTCATCTGGCCCCACGGCAGCACGTAGCCCATGAAGCCGGTGGCCATCATCAGCAGGTAGATGATGACGCCGAGGATCCACAGCACCTCACGCGGCTCCTTGTAGGAGCCGTAGTACATGCCGCGGAACATATGGATGTAGACGGCGATGAAGAACATCGACGCGCCGTTGGCGTGCAGGTAGCGGATCAGCCAGCCGTAGTTCACGTCGCGCATGATGTGCTCGATCGACGAGAACGCGAGCGTCGCATGCGGGGTGTAGTGCATCACCAGGATGATGCCGGTGACGATCTGCGCCGCCAGCATGAACGACAGGATGCCGCCGAAGGTCCACCAGTAGTTCAGGTTACGCGGCGTCGGATACGCCACGAACGAGGAGTGCACGAGGCCGATGATCGGCAGCCGCCGCTCGAACCATTTCAGGACTGGATTCTGGAGCTCTAGGGTGGACGGTCCGCTCATGATGCAACCTTGAGAGAGAAATATTGCGCGACGTTCATCGGTCCCGGCTGTTTTCAGCCGATCTTGATTTTGCTGTCGGAGACGAATGCGTAGGGAGGAACAGGCAGGTTGGTCGGTGCAGGCCCCTGACGGATACGGCCCGAGGTATCGAACACCGAACCGTGGCAGGGACAGAACCAGCCGCCATAGGGACCTTGGTTGCCGAGCGGAATGCAGCCAAGGTGGGTGCAGTTGCCGTAAACGATCAGCCAGTCGGCGTGGCCTTCCTTGACGCGCGCCGAGTCCGCCTGCGGGTCACGCAAGCTCGCGACATCGACGTCCTGAGCTTCCTTGATTTCCTTCGGGGTGCGATGGCGGACGAAGATCGGCTTGCCGCGCCAGAAGACCTTGATCAGCTGCCCTTCGGCGATCGGCGTCAGGTCGACCTCGATCGGCGCGCCGGCGGCGATGGTCGAGGCGTCTGGATTCATTTGCGAAATTAGCGGCCAAACGGCCGCCGCGGCTCCCGCTGCTGCAACCGCCCCGGTTGCGACGTAGAGAAAATCACGGCGCGTCGCGTGCGCCGAAGCCGTCGTCGTCACGATTCTTAACCCTTTCCGGTCATGGCCGGCCAACCGCCCCGATCAGGCCTGCATGCGACGCATGCGCTGACCCAAGGATAGCCACCGGCGCCGCGCCCCCGCGGCGGTAGGTCCACATGGGCATGCTCGCCGCAAAAGCGCCGAAACACCCCCATTCAGAACGGTTCTATTGACACCCTTGCCGCGGTAGCGCAAGCCCGCATCGTGCTGCGGCGACCGGAGCCGGCAAATCCTTAGCCCAGTGTGACTTTTCCCCAAAAAAGACATGCCGGAAAACGCTGCCGATCGCTCATGCGCATAGCCCTCTTCCAACCGGACATTCCCCAGAACACCGGAACGATTCTCCGGCTATGCGCCTGCCTCGCGGTCGAGGCTCATATTATCGAGCCGGCCGGCTTTCCGATCTCCGATCGGCATTTTCGGCGCTCCGGGATGGATTATCTCGATCAGGTGCGCGTTTTCCGACACATCTCGTGGGCCGACTTCGAGCGTTGGCGACAGGAGGCAGGCGCACGGCTGCTGCTTTTGACCACCAAGGCCAGCCGCTCCTATCTCGATTGCCGTTATGCAGCCAGCGACGTGTTGATGGTCGGCCGGGAGTCCGCAGGCGTTCCCGACGAGGTCGCAGCAACGGCCGACGAACGGCTGCTGATTCCCATGCGATCCGGCATGCGTTCGCTGAATGTCGCCATGGCGGCAGCGATGGCGCTCGGCGAGGCCTTGAGGCAAACAAGAGGCATTCCAACAGGACTAACCGGCTGATGACCCTTCCCGACGATATCGAGGCTAAGAAGGCCCGCGCCCGCACCTGGTTCGAAA
The sequence above is drawn from the Afipia sp. P52-10 genome and encodes:
- a CDS encoding anthranilate synthase component I, with product MNRTVFSLPARSEYATAGGLTVTRTIEGFSGGASLDALIELLDRRRGVVLSSGTTVPGRYESFDLGFADPPLRLEATGINFFIDALNERGKVLIAFLSEVLNEPCVTFTARTTTRLTGHIVRGEAPADEEQRTRRASIMSLVRAMIAALAHAEEPMLGLYGAFGYDLVFQIEDLVQKRAREADQRDVVLYIPDRLLAYDRATGRGVTIAYDFAFKGKSTQGLPHETPDSIYVQSGRQGFADHAPGVYQATVQKAREAFARGDLFEAVPGQLFGEPCERSPAEVFQRLCKINPSPYGGLVNLGDGEFLVSASPEMFVRSDGRRVETCPISGTIARGADAIGDAEQIRELLNSEKDEFELNMCTDVDRNDKARICVPGSIKVLARRQIETYSKLFHTVDHVEGMLRPGFDSLDAFLTHAWAVTVTGAPKLWAMQFVEDHERSSRRWYAGAFGFVGFDGSINTGLTIRTIRMKDGLAEVRVGATCLFDSDPALEDKECQIKAAALFQALRGDPPKPLSTFQPDATGSGKKVLLIDHEDSFVHMLADYFRQVGAEVSVTRHNHALEMLSKDTYDLLVLSPGPGRPEDFKIAKTLDAAIAKKMPVFGVCLGVQAIGEYFGGTLNQLAQPAHGRPSRVQVRGGCLLNNLPNEIVIGRYHSLHVARDSMPAVLNVTATTEDGVVMALEHKALPIGGVQFHPESLMSLGGEVGLRIVENAFRLGQDIPKA
- a CDS encoding dienelactone hydrolase family protein; this translates as MGTSISYKRPDGKENGGYLASAGRSGAPGIVVIQEWWGLQDQIKGICDRFALAGFDALAPDLYNGVVVPYHDTDAAGKEMNSLNFMDATDQNVRGAAQFLKRNGAKVGLTGFCLGGAVTVIGSTRIPELSAGVAFYGIPPEQAAKAVDVKIPLQGHFANRDDWCTPQVVDAFEAGLKAAGKTYEFFRYDADHAFVNEQRAPVHDRQAAEQAWGRAVAFFNKHLG
- a CDS encoding cytochrome c1; this translates as MSGPSTLELQNPVLKWFERRLPIIGLVHSSFVAYPTPRNLNYWWTFGGILSFMLAAQIVTGIILVMHYTPHATLAFSSIEHIMRDVNYGWLIRYLHANGASMFFIAVYIHMFRGMYYGSYKEPREVLWILGVIIYLLMMATGFMGYVLPWGQMSFWGATVITNLFSAFPFVGEPIVTFLWGGYSVDNPTLNRFFSLHYLLPFMILGVVILHVWALHVAGQGNPAGVEPKTDKDTVPFTPYATIKDAFGLACFLIFYMWFVFYVPNYLGHADNYIPANPGVTPAHIVPEWYYLPFYAILRAIPNKLGGVLAMFGAIVVLAFLPWLDSAKTRSARYRPLFKQFFWIFVAVCLVLGWLGSKPAEGAYVIVARILTVYYFAHFIIILPLLSRIEKPRPIPNSIADDVLGKKAIASVAVAAVAGAFLFASAGSSLAADEGHSQPTPPPQKWSFAGPFGKFDRGELQRGFKVYKEVCATCHSMNYLAFRNLAEPGGPGFTQAQAAAVAAEYKIKDGPNDQGEMFERPGRLADRFPAPFPNEQAARAANGGAFPPDMSLIAKARTYERGFPWFLIDIFTQYQEQGPDYIVALLHGYEDAPQGFTLPPGTNYNKYFPGHAIGMPKPINDGQVTYDDGSPQTVDQYAKDVTAFLMWAAEPHMEARKRIGLQVLVFLVLLSGLLYFTKRKVWAAAH
- the petA gene encoding ubiquinol-cytochrome c reductase iron-sulfur subunit is translated as MTTTASAHATRRDFLYVATGAVAAAGAAAAVWPLISQMNPDASTIAAGAPIEVDLTPIAEGQLIKVFWRGKPIFVRHRTPKEIKEAQDVDVASLRDPQADSARVKEGHADWLIVYGNCTHLGCIPLGNQGPYGGWFCPCHGSVFDTSGRIRQGPAPTNLPVPPYAFVSDSKIKIG
- a CDS encoding tRNA (cytidine(34)-2'-O)-methyltransferase, translated to MRIALFQPDIPQNTGTILRLCACLAVEAHIIEPAGFPISDRHFRRSGMDYLDQVRVFRHISWADFERWRQEAGARLLLLTTKASRSYLDCRYAASDVLMVGRESAGVPDEVAATADERLLIPMRSGMRSLNVAMAAAMALGEALRQTRGIPTGLTG